The following are from one region of the Azospirillum sp. TSH100 genome:
- a CDS encoding CocE/NonD family hydrolase, producing the protein MTHLAPMIRQSHSLLPVRPPETVSMRTRDGVRLDADLYRPDAAGTWPVLLLRVPCGRRTALTSHYAHPRWYAARGYVVVVQDVRGCGTSDGRFRPFEAEREDGADAVAWAASLPGSSGAVAMYGCGYAGMAQWLALAEAPTALRAVAPAFAGWDVFSDWAYEGGAFRLADAMGWALRTAADAARRVEDGTGHRVLSDAARNLPIDDEIPSRPQALRDYARYTHYDDWLTNPVPGPAWAALSPKAMCDAMPADVAVMQVGGWYDPRLAGMLDAHDHARVRGRAPVRLVVGPWGADGPSAAPGQAPTLDSLQLAWFDRVLKGEGADRGGPVRLHDVETGRWHDLPDLPAADAVLYLSSDGLANRQGGRLELEMPEMEALDVVVHDPRTPVPTVGGHAVPDAAGRPDRAAVDRRADVATYTSLPLDEPLMLAGRVALELWVEADAPSFDVSAVLSVVRPDGQVLPLTQGHARLEPGDPTRPLTIAMRATCATLAPGSALRLSLAGSCFPAYPVNPGTGAEPGETRRVDALPITLLIHSGPDRPSRLRLPAGLPT; encoded by the coding sequence ATGACCCATCTGGCCCCGATGATTCGCCAGTCACACAGCCTGCTGCCGGTACGGCCGCCGGAAACCGTATCGATGCGGACACGGGATGGCGTGCGGCTGGATGCCGACCTGTATCGGCCCGACGCGGCCGGCACTTGGCCGGTGCTGCTTCTGCGCGTTCCCTGCGGCCGACGCACCGCCCTGACCAGCCATTATGCCCACCCGCGCTGGTATGCTGCGCGCGGTTACGTCGTGGTGGTACAGGATGTGCGGGGCTGCGGCACCTCCGATGGCCGCTTCCGCCCCTTTGAGGCGGAACGGGAGGATGGCGCCGATGCTGTGGCCTGGGCGGCTTCCCTGCCCGGGTCGTCGGGGGCGGTGGCGATGTATGGCTGCGGCTATGCCGGCATGGCGCAATGGCTGGCTCTGGCCGAGGCGCCGACGGCCCTGCGCGCGGTGGCGCCGGCCTTTGCTGGCTGGGATGTGTTTTCCGACTGGGCTTACGAAGGGGGGGCGTTCCGGCTTGCCGACGCTATGGGCTGGGCCCTGCGCACGGCGGCCGATGCGGCGCGGCGGGTTGAGGACGGCACCGGGCACCGGGTGCTGTCGGATGCCGCGCGCAACCTTCCGATCGATGACGAGATTCCGTCACGACCACAGGCCCTGCGCGACTATGCCCGCTATACCCATTACGACGATTGGCTGACCAATCCGGTGCCTGGCCCGGCCTGGGCTGCCCTGTCGCCAAAGGCGATGTGCGATGCCATGCCGGCCGACGTGGCCGTCATGCAGGTCGGCGGCTGGTACGACCCGCGGCTGGCCGGCATGCTGGACGCCCATGACCACGCCAGGGTACGGGGGCGTGCTCCGGTCCGGCTGGTGGTCGGCCCTTGGGGGGCTGACGGACCGTCAGCGGCGCCGGGTCAGGCGCCGACGCTCGACTCGCTGCAGCTGGCGTGGTTCGACCGAGTGCTGAAGGGGGAGGGGGCCGACCGCGGCGGTCCGGTCCGCCTGCATGATGTGGAGACCGGGCGCTGGCACGATCTGCCCGATCTTCCCGCGGCCGATGCGGTGCTGTATCTCTCCAGCGACGGACTTGCCAACCGGCAGGGCGGCCGTTTGGAGCTGGAGATGCCTGAAATGGAGGCGCTCGACGTGGTCGTCCATGATCCGCGCACGCCGGTGCCGACGGTAGGCGGCCATGCGGTGCCGGATGCCGCCGGGCGCCCCGACCGTGCCGCGGTCGACCGTCGGGCGGATGTCGCCACCTATACCAGCCTGCCGCTGGACGAGCCGCTGATGCTGGCCGGGCGGGTGGCGCTGGAACTGTGGGTCGAGGCCGATGCTCCGTCTTTCGACGTCAGCGCCGTGCTGTCGGTGGTGCGCCCCGACGGTCAGGTGCTGCCGCTGACCCAGGGCCACGCGCGTCTGGAGCCCGGCGACCCGACCCGGCCATTGACCATCGCGATGCGAGCCACCTGTGCCACACTGGCGCCGGGATCGGCGCTGCGCCTCAGCC